TTAGCCTTTTTCAGACCACCCTGAGAGCAAAGGGTGGACTTACTCCAGTTACCAGAGGACACCACGAGGAGGTCGGCGGGCACTGTCCCCCCTTTGAACTCgatgacaagccttattatatatatatatataaatggaaAATGAGTTCATTTTTATGTATTACAGTATATAACAAATAATTGTTATAGAACcaaaaattattacaaaactAAAATTGAAAATTCATCCATTGTTACccagatctatattttatgctCCATCCatgttgaataaaataaatgattttttaaatgatgtttaTTCCTATTTACACTTacctttttttataaagaaatccTTTACAAACACTTAAAATGGAAAACTTGAGCTTATTATGCTACTTTGGAGAGAGCacggccaaaaaaaaaattaagcactAACTACACATTCACATCATATTTggttgtaaacaaaaaaaaaagtaaaagtaaattgaattgtttagcaaagggaaactattcaacATCAACTTTTAAggatttaaaaacatatatcatatatatatatatatacatatcatatatatatatatattggtgaAAATGAGTTTCAAAGCATAACTGATGGCAGCATTGATACAAAGAAAatggctttttaaaattgacaacgagaaccttattttaaagacaaaGCATCAAGTCCAGATGTCAAAATGCTTTTAtgactgtatttaaaaaataattttaactttccaaataattctataattctattaaaatgttctttttatttaaagtggTTTTTCTAAAGGTCAAAGAAACTTAGAAAGAATGAACCTCTTTTGTGAAAGAGATAGTTGAAGAATCTATAAATTCTGAAGTAGTATTTTACAAGTCCTGCTAAATCATCTTGAAGACTTTAATAATAGTAAGGTACAACTAAATACTATTTAACTTTAATATGTTAGTGTTGTCATCCTTTCACGTATATTAGCTATATTGACCATTGCATAGGTTTATGCtttaaagtatctttttttttttttttttttcgctttgcAGAATCATGCTAAAGTCATTTGTTTTAGTCATCAGCATTAGTTGTTTGTTTCATCAGGTGTTTAGCCAATCTGCAAGTAAGGCCTCATTTtggttttgttacttttttaaaataatgttagaTTTACTCGCACTAAGTTGAAAATTATTAGTCATGtgataatatatgtatatttatatatttataatggaattttatttttaattaagacattttatattgattttagGTTGTCCTTCAGAAAATGGGTGGCTATTTTTTAGCAATAAGTGTTACAAGTATACTGCATTTCCTCGTCTTGACCAACCAGCAGCTAGTGCGTACTGTGCTGATAATGGAGCTACTCTCTTGAGTGTTAACTCTCTGGAAGAACATAATTTTGTTGCTGGATGGCTTCAGACAAATGATATGAGAAGGTTGGCTGATTTCTATCACTAAagataaaattatttctttgtcaGAATGCATAAAATGCATAGTTAAAACTGACAATTAAGTACATTTCATGATTTTTGTTTAACTGCAAATGTGTAAGATGCTTTCTCTTGGCATAGGAATAGAGAATTCTTATACCTTATATATTcacacagtgctttttttttttttttttttttttgtaaaaaaaaaaataggagccggtactcagtgatgaattgcctaacttttttctactaataaattaataatatacattaaattataagaaaagtaattttttcccccacattgaaaaagtgtGGTGCGCTGTCCGGTGTGTACAGTAACAAAAAATGCACTGTGTATACGTACAATATCATGGTCTCAGGTTAAAATTTGACCTTCCATAGTttgtatgttttacatgtttcttgtGCTCCCTCAGATCTGAAGAATATTACTTCCAAGCCCTTATCTCCCACAAATCAGCTACAACAGAATGCTGCTTACCCTTTGCCTAGTCTGTTTCCTAGATTTtgtaatgaaatttaaaatgattCTTTGAACTGTTTGCATATTTCTAACCATCTGTTTTCCCCTTATTCTTTACATTATATTTCACTTCTTTctgacattttatttcatttctttttgtatATCTATTTTATAGCTTCTCCTATTTTATGATATTTTaagtggatttttattgtcACAATAGATTTATGTTTCTTCCTTCAGAGAAAGCTGGCTAACAAGTGGTATCACTACCAATGCTGGAATCAGATGGTTAGGAGATGGCACTGGAGGTGCTTTGGAAAAATGGATACCAAACATAGGGCCATCTCGTAATGCTGAAGGCTTTAGAGTTGTCTACAATTATACTGGTGAGATATAATTAACacttattgtttatgtttttgctttgtcatgtgtttaattaattaaatttacataatctTATGAATTATATAGTATATTTAAAAATCAGTTACCTTATAGTTCTTTCTCAAATTTCTTTACTTATATTAATTTACTAAGAGCTTCAGATCTGATGTTCCTTACATGTTGtttgtgcatatatatatatatatatatatatatatatatatatatatatatatatatatatatatatatggatagatagataaataaacttttttttttttttttaggaactgAATATCTCTGGGCTACATCCCAGGGCAGTGTAGCATTTTCATTTATATGTGAAATCAGTGTTAATGAAGTTTACAGAATTCTTCAGCAAAAACGagattttggtaaaaaaaaaaaaaaaattatgttaacaGTAGCtatattttatacatatgtacttgttttttttgttttatattattatttattgatcaAAAAATTTCTAGCAATCTACTGAATGCATATTTTTGGTGTTTCTTTAAGTCCAACTTTTTAAACTACAGATTTTTAGGTGTTCCTAAATCCTCTTAGATACATGTGGTTGATTCCATTTTGCTGCTTATTTCACAACCAtagatatataaaaatacatgGTCAAACTTGTGACACATTAAATAAAGTTAACTCAGGTTAAAATTGATAGGCCCATTTTCATGGTGACAAAATCAAGACTGGTGTAAAAGCAGAGCAAttgttaaaaaacaattaagtgAAAAATGGCAATCTATAATTAGTTAACAGCAGCATGATCATGATTTTTTCAATCACTCTTATTTTATCTCTTGCAAGAATTTcaactacttccaccacaccttgacCTTTAACTCTAGTGTTGCTGCACCATGGTGTTTTGATGCGCTACGGGCAGGATAATATTGATATTCCCTTGATCAAACAGAACCaaattaacaaaagaaaaacataaagtttcacaaaatatataaagaatttTACTACTTTTTTACATATATTGTTGGATTTTGCACAAAGCTCAATGCTATGTCCGCCATCACTATGCTAGAAACTTTTTAACCCctccatttatatatattacgCCTAATGTTTCATATTTCACTATGAACTGTAGATCTCCCctattttttacattgaaatcaTAACTTTTACATGAccattacaattttatttaattaggaATTAAACGGCAGAGGATTAAGTGACCATGATTCTGCAACCTAAAACTCCATCTTGTCTACCCCATAAGTATTACAATTGAATCTCTACTCATTCCTTTTTTCCCTTAAAAATTTATTGGCTTAATTATAGTACTTTTGTCAACAGTGCTGTTATCTACTGATGTGCTGTGTCCCTCAGTTCTGTTTTTAATATCTtcatctataatataaagcagaaagtagtCATCtgtcacaacgaccaactgtatttacttttccccaacataTGTCatgtgcccattagagctgggtggactcagaggcatgcaaagatcccgaaattaaaaatcccagtcttaaccaggattttaaCCCGGAACCTCtgttttggaagccaagctctttatcACTCCGCTACCATGCTAcctggcggagaccgtagtgtatgtttaatgtccttACCACAACCACAGGGCCctagaacagaaaaaaaaaactaattgtatctctattaaagtacgaaactttttaacaaatcaggTAAACCTGTTTTAATAGCTAAATTTACCTCTATTAAAGaaacttttaacaaatcgggtaaacccgttgccacagtattttatatttgatatgattGTATCTATTTAACGGGTGAACCCATTTTCACAATCTACTTTTATATTTgtggcaaaagaaaaaaactttaaagaaacattAGCCAAGTTTgacagatctaaatccaatccactagattagtaatgcCCTAACTAAGGCCTACAGGCAGCTGGTTATATCCAGCCAGTGTTATATATCAACTAGGTATAACCGATTATTGCAGGATTAGAACCTTGGAGTTCTTGGCATGGCAGCTAAACACTATCCATCAAGTTCTTCACTAATCTTCATATTATTACTCTTTTCAATTTGTGTACTTGACTGACTGGAaatatttgttaatctacatttctATGACTCCACTGTTAGATTATGGACTGAACATAGATAATCCTGGACTTGCACCTAAAGGACCATCGTTCATTTTTCAACCACAAGATACAgttgttttacaaaaaaagatttcatcTATAACTCTGGACTGTATGGCACAAGGCAACCCACAGCCAACTTATGACTGGATGAAACTTGacagagaaaataaaatgatcCCTTTAACACCTGGTAATAGGTacggaattttttaaaaattattgatataattaatcaattaataagaaaaatagGTAAATAATATTAGATCTGTCTTTTCAGTGCTTGTTAAGGTTGGCTTAATGTTCAAAATTGCAGCATTGAATACTCGTGGCACAGATACATGTATGCTGTGACAGTCAGAAATATCTTATTCTGCTCATTGACTATGTAGTGCTACCTTTGTATTATCTATGGTTTAATATCAGCTATCAACAGAATTGTCTGAGGTTTTGTTGATGCTTCTAATGTTAAAAATGACATAGATTCAGTAAAGCATGacaagattgacacatgaaatgcatcagacttcttctagccagctttttgctgctgagctgtcagctcttttgcagactgtgccaaggaaaaatagtgtgtagttttaaatgcataggacataattatcttctttttttttaagtaatgtctgttatctataagataagacagcACATTTTTGGGCAAAAGCAGAAGTGAAAAGGGTGCTAGACCTGTAGAAATTTCTAAATATGGCCAACTAAATAATATAATGACATTATAGCAGAAATTCCTGGTTTTGCTTGGGATAAAAAGGGCATcattatttcttatcttatatgatacagacattacttaaaaaagaagatgattacttcctacgcgtcatgcattttaaccaatgacctaaattctgccaagtcactggttttcctggctagctcaggcaacccattccatcctCTAATAGCGCTATTTATTTTGTAGTATTTAACTTATTCATTTTTATGGTTTATATTTAGAggataaaattgtttaattattcaATTGATCTgtgttttcttatttagataTTCTTTTACCACTGGTTATTTGGAGATCACTGAACCTACAGTCATCGATGAAGCCACTTATCAGTGTAAAGCCAAAAATGAATATGGTCTTATTATAAGCTCTTCTGCCACTCTTTCTTTTGGTGAATTAGGTGAATTTTCCAATGTGAATCCAGCTCCTGTTAATGGTATTGAATATGATGGAGCTCAGTTAGAGTGTCCCTATATTATTGGAAGGCCAGGTCAGTTGCttcagtttttttattttaataaaaaacaatgtATGCACCTTTCAAGTGACTAACAATGATAACGGTTATTGCATTATCATtaaagtcatttaaaaaaaactgcattcGGTTCTGATGTAAAGTTTTCTAATAGTCAGCGTAATTGCTTCATTTAAGTCCATAATAATAGAAACTTTAGAAGATtaacattaataataaaaaaataggcaTAAAAGGAATTCATTCTTAAAAACCAGATGGTAATATAgagttaactctttcagtgcggtGTTACTCTAAGTAAGTAACTTCGCTAGCCCTGACAAGTGGGGCTTTACTCTAATCAAGTAACCTGGAGTACAATATTTGTTCCACAATCTTTATAATGTTAaacttttcatttctcttttctttgtGTTAGTGGTTCCTTTTATTAGTTTATATCACGGGacccaaaatatttaaataatacaatttttgttcattttttcatcttttattaaatttaaagtgagAAATAGTGTTTAGATTTGCGATGTCAATATTTTTGGATTAAAAGAAGAATCTTAAGGTTAAATCTTTAtgtatattgattttttaatgaattttttatatattttgtttttttggtactTATACTAATtacaagaaatttttttttattacactttTATAGCCAATTTATAATCCTTTAAAAATAAGTCAactgttttagattttataataaaattgaaaagtGATGTCAGTTTTAGTAACACTACTCCTCTTgctcatttttgtttgttccagACAACTCCATTTTTGTATCAAAATAAtttgcactgaaagagttaaatgataAGAGTCaagtcattttatttgtaaaatgttttacatgtttcggatgatccttcagagttgaagataattacttcctagtccaaacctcccgcaggatatGACGGGGGATGGatgcgggcagggtttgaacccaggaccatcgataaatctgaacgacaatccagcgcgcaaaccgcacgaccaggcagccatccatatttTGATCCTAGAGATGGTGTATTTTAACaagatattaatttatttgttcaCTGTTCAATAATAAGCCTGAATATATTCAAAAGTTGATAATTATCTATTATTTGAATTAATTGCATTTTGTGCTGGATTTTTAAGTGTCATGAAATTATTAGAAAGCTTGGTTTATTGGATTGTATTTTCGGTGTGATTGTGCATTTCATTTACATTTACCCACACTGAACTGTATTCTGATAATAATTTTACTTGCTATTCAACTTTTGACTCCAGTAAGAAAATATACTGCACATTATAAAcaccaaataataataaatcaatagTTCATACTAAAAATTTATGGAGATATATACTATTCTATTGTGTCTGCTATAAATTGTTGTCCTTAAACAATTAGCAGTTGTGCAAAAATAAATAGTGAGTGATTAGTATTTCATAGTACTTAAGTAAGTGCAGTTACAATTTTCCATTTGCTTTGCACTTCTGTGGTGACTGTATCACATCCTTTAAAATGGTTGAATTGAATATTTCATAagagttttttttcattttatttgttcaGGCAGACATTGTTTTATTCAGTCATTGTATCAAGGAATTAACttgattattaattataatagacACATTTACTGTTCTAGATATTCttagaaaattatttaattaaaataatttaatgttaattttattatgtttcagctaAGAATTATCAATGGTACAAGAATGACTACACAAGTTTTGTCAGACCAGAGTTTCAGATCCATACTTTTATATCTGCCAATGGAAAGCTGTATTTTTCTGAATTAGCTCCATCAGATGTTGGAGAATATTATTGTTTAGTAGAACTAGCAAGTTTAAGTAAATCTAATAGTATTGTAGCATCCCAGGTAGAAAGCAGGACAAGTCTTCCTTTCAGGCTAAACGTTGTTTCTGGGGCTGGTAGTCAATTTCAGCCCAAAATTCAgaatgattttattttcatctttccACCAACACCCACCAAAGGTGACACAGTGCGACTAGAATGCTTTGCTTATGGAACAGGACCTCTTGTTTATTCTTGGTCCCGAGAGGGCGGGAAATCTCTTCCCAATAACAGCACATTGAAATTTAACAATCGTATCCTTATACTTCAGGACGTTGAACTTGTTGATGGGGGAAAATACACTTGCAAAGTTCACAGCcagaagacaaatctagatgaCTCTAGAACCATTGAGCTAACCATTCAGGCTAAACCTTACTTCACCTATCCTCTTACTCACCAACATGTGGATGTAGGCAGTCAGTTGACCTGGCACTGTGAGGCTGATGGGAGGCCCACACCTACTTACCAGTGGTACAAAAATGGGGAAATACTCAAGAGCTCTGAGGGTGTACTTGTAGATGTAAACACACTGACAATAACTGCTGTTGATGGCAAGAGAGACAATGGGATGTATCAGTGTGCTGCCACTAATAGATATGGCACAACGTTTACATCAGCTCAGCTTCGTGTCTTGggtaagttgttttttgtttttttccgcCTTTTGTATTCAGTGTTCAAAGAACAAGAAATTGagcacaccaaaaaaaaacttaccgtTTATCACTTTTAAGTATATCATAATATCTTTGATATTTAAGAAATAGACATTTAGTGCTCTGTTTCCCTTCACACACCATTGAAATTCACAAACATTTataatgcaaatattaaaacacTTAGATCAATTTAGCTTCTACTTGTAGCATGTCAATAAGCTTAAattggtggtgttttttttacctgtacTTTAGTTTCTCTGACATCTTTTCAGTTAGAAAATTTCTTCCttcttaatttttacttttaaacttagtttaaatgtttttttcttttgaagtatttttttttcataaaaaaaacatttgcaaatgaataaaattctatttcaATTTTGACTCCTTACAATGACCAACTCCTCCACATGttcttaattatttaaaaattctgAGATTATTTAGGAGTGTCACCATCTCCAACTCTGTTTCAGAACTTGCTCCATCTTTTGAGAAAAACCCTATGTCCAAAATTCAGGCTGGTTCTATTGGTGGTAATGTTACCATAATATGTGACCCTATTGCTGCCCCCTTTCCAACATACACTTGGCTGAAAGATGGAAGTAACTTAAACTTAGTGCCTGGAGCACCAGGTGATCACTATCGTGTACTTATGAATGGAAATTTGTTGATACAAGGCATTCAGCAGAGTGACAAAGGCAAATACACCTGCCAAGTGGAGAATAAATTTGgtaaaactgaagaccacacaTCTCTGGAAGTGTATAGTAAGTAGTAGTCTTTTATTGCAACTATTTGTGATGCCATGATTTATATAGTAGTTTATACAGTTTGGTGTGATGGTTGCAGACTTTATCATTTGTTTTAGCTTGGAGTAACTAAGTATACTTTTAAAACAACTTCTTATTTgctatattttatcttttaagCTCAGCGGTATAGAGCCCAGTATAGAGATGTGTGAAAGTTGGCAATGGTTGTccacaaatattttcaaaagtattGTTCTTGCATTGCTGAGACCACTAAGGTGTCTTCATAACTTGTCctattgttgctttttttaatgttttgtttgaacaTCACATTAAAATGAAGTTTTgttaaaatcaaacattaactCCTTGGATGCAAGGAGTGCTTTAAGTTATGCTAGTTTTAGTAATTCCTTCTTTTCCTAGAAAAGTCTATTAGTTGTATCAATAATATGCACTGatcaacaataaatattattaattttatggttttatgtatttataagtaATTTAGTGAAGTTGAAATCTTTAGAAGAAagtcattttatttcaatgtattaATGTTTGTGAAGGGGACAACAGTACCTAATTTTGTTCTAAACttacaaaaacaagaaaaacattaagaattaattttttttaaagacagtaCCTCcattatacaatttaaaataaaataaaatattttaaaaaattaactttaaaaaaagttagctCTAATCCGGTGTCAAACTTTTGATTTTGACACCATCAGCTTCTTGAACAAACGATGCTACCAAATAGGCCAGCTGGCATTTTATAATTGAGCAAATATTTATTAGTACATTCATTATATAGCCATctataactaaatctagacttatgatttaatctagattctagatctactttatgtAACAGtataagcaaagcttagataaACTATCAATAAATGTTAAGCAACTTAAATTTAGTTAACTGCTCAGTTATCTGTACACTATGGCTGACtatgccatgtttttttgtttaatccaatttatagccaaatttagacttgaaaaattataatggtcaaactagaatttttgCCCGTGTGGCCAACATgccagtaattttttttctcagcaatatgttaaatttttaggaaaattgtttttgagatcagcatcCATGCAGTTCCTAGTTCCAGGTACCATGAATTTCGGACttaaatatattgtaaaagcataatttttatattgtttaccGCATTACCCTCCTTGGAAAAATGTCATGTTTGATATCATTGTAAAGCTTGTGATTGTCAGGGTGGGATAACAGATTAGTTAGGATATGATATTAAGGTCCCGTATCCCCAGCCTGAGCAGTGTAACACAAGAACCTAAAGGTAACAGCATGTAAACTACAAACATTGAATAAAAATCATTCAACTGAGCGtttagtgaataacaacagttgtcaacaggaacaatatttaataatacttaATTGTAAGTaacaacatatttacatatacatcaaTATCATTGATGTTAGCATTTGATTAATAATTAGTCCAATATCACACCAACAAGTTTTCAAAAACACACCTTTCATGCTCACGCTCCATCTCTGCGCCCTACAGAACATCAACTCCCTACACCTCAACAACGATGGTTACTATACAACTCCAAGGGCGGAAAGGCGACACACTTTCCCATA
This genomic stretch from Biomphalaria glabrata chromosome 4, xgBioGlab47.1, whole genome shotgun sequence harbors:
- the LOC106056549 gene encoding contactin-like, with the protein product MLKSFVLVISISCLFHQVFSQSASCPSENGWLFFSNKCYKYTAFPRLDQPAASAYCADNGATLLSVNSLEEHNFVAGWLQTNDMRRESWLTSGITTNAGIRWLGDGTGGALEKWIPNIGPSRNAEGFRVVYNYTGTEYLWATSQGSVAFSFICEISVNEVYRILQQKRDFDYGLNIDNPGLAPKGPSFIFQPQDTVVLQKKISSITLDCMAQGNPQPTYDWMKLDRENKMIPLTPGNRYSFTTGYLEITEPTVIDEATYQCKAKNEYGLIISSSATLSFGELGEFSNVNPAPVNGIEYDGAQLECPYIIGRPAKNYQWYKNDYTSFVRPEFQIHTFISANGKLYFSELAPSDVGEYYCLVELASLSKSNSIVASQVESRTSLPFRLNVVSGAGSQFQPKIQNDFIFIFPPTPTKGDTVRLECFAYGTGPLVYSWSREGGKSLPNNSTLKFNNRILILQDVELVDGGKYTCKVHSQKTNLDDSRTIELTIQAKPYFTYPLTHQHVDVGSQLTWHCEADGRPTPTYQWYKNGEILKSSEGVLVDVNTLTITAVDGKRDNGMYQCAATNRYGTTFTSAQLRVLELAPSFEKNPMSKIQAGSIGGNVTIICDPIAAPFPTYTWLKDGSNLNLVPGAPGDHYRVLMNGNLLIQGIQQSDKGKYTCQVENKFGKTEDHTSLEVYTNTVLSRTPSDQKVMVNGTVELQCQASHASDIDMVYIWKFNDHVIDYIIEPEYRLGEGIQKGSLYILPAHFDNEGMYTCLPTTGMNQMSASAFVTVYGPPGEPAGVYTPLRTVIKSDDSALINPNTSRYIIWTDGDSRGSIITDYYVEFRTNFDMRWRTHPDGNKIPQAITINDMYPDKRFARLTNLKAGASIQFRVKAVNIHGIGAPSLPTAEIYIPGSQPSQLVTNVRGGGGSVGDLTVLWDPLPKEDHNGENLKYKVSWRTLQAGGQSDTSKWRTIIVAHDSACRNLPDFKTGLVYVCKYVEQVGQQMFYTPYQVTIQAINDYGEGPITPEAVVMSAEEMPIGAPESVKAKPYNGTALMVTWKPVPNTRESVRGKIKGYKINYWNKTNEVEADARQNIIELKPGQTNLDRGLIIGLEPTIWYNFNVQVYSSAGNGPKSSTYDQQTWNRMASQYPTEVYVYSIEGFGVRVNFRGISTQKREEPLLGYKVQVWKAYENLHSAREVDFGMLSTGVIRNLSSSELYQLRIFAYSRAGQGKRSSPSVYFTVGDGQIQINAETTDIFAGVSILKPSLITLFIISVTFILFNLNF